A window of the Halostagnicola kamekurae genome harbors these coding sequences:
- the ppk1 gene encoding polyphosphate kinase 1, which translates to MTDDSETDAGATDSVETDQSSFGDSSLAEDGENDPPLRDESEESGESEEFVSSDESVGFAERDGTAGKGPAENGDGENDPERDGREEDRSEEDGLATPNAQSSADGSSPTDSPSSVDVPSSDTQLSLGDGPQSVDTSSSVEFRSMVSRDRDGPDDATTLQQPDPSGSNEAEPAIDLSQPTYYLNRELSELAFQRRVLEEALDDDNPLLERTKFLAILTTNMDEFFRKRVGGLKQQIAAGIEEETPDGRTPIEQWEDVLETAGPIFERQSRCYREEIRPALSAAGVRIVEYDALEPTERETIRQYFESSVLPTLTPLTFDPAHPFPFISNQSLSLAILTRERPGEDPTFSRVKIPRNQVRLIPLDDGDDDRYVLLEDVVRANLDLLFPDVDVIETTLFRVTRNAEVGRNEAVAEDLIEMIEEVLEERRFATAVRLEIERDAPDEILEILTRELDLDDREVFELGGPLDYRDFAELTDLDRDDLTVPEWTPQPHPRLHECDDGGNVFDTIRDRDVLVHHPYHSFEGTVQRFLDEAANDPDVLAIKAAIYRTASDSQVIESLLEAARNGKQVAVMVELKARFDEKNNLEWAKKLEEEGIHVAYGTMGYKTHTKTSLVVREESDSVRLYSHIGTGNYHSETAKQYEDLGLFTADRDVGQDLVKLFNYFTGHSMPREYRKLLVAPGNMRDRFRSLIRAEARRARDGDDARIVAKMNRLEDPELVRELYRASMAGVDIDLIVRDICRLRPGLADVSETIDVHSIVGRFLEHSRIFYFQSAEETQYYIGSADWMARNLDTRVEAVVPIDDPGLQSTLESVLETLLTDDQNRWVMQTDGTYRRAETASDSTGHDVHETFMRKAQGKTHRDDLP; encoded by the coding sequence ATGACCGACGATTCCGAGACTGATGCGGGAGCGACCGACAGCGTGGAGACGGATCAAAGCAGCTTCGGTGACTCGAGTTTGGCGGAAGACGGCGAGAACGATCCACCGCTACGTGACGAATCGGAAGAAAGCGGCGAATCCGAGGAGTTCGTATCGAGCGACGAATCGGTTGGATTCGCCGAACGTGACGGGACTGCAGGAAAGGGACCGGCGGAAAATGGAGACGGGGAGAACGACCCCGAGAGAGACGGTCGCGAGGAAGACAGGTCCGAAGAAGACGGGTTAGCCACACCCAACGCCCAGTCCTCAGCCGATGGCTCATCACCGACCGATTCTCCATCATCTGTTGATGTCCCGTCATCGGATACCCAACTCTCGCTGGGTGACGGTCCACAGTCGGTCGACACGTCGTCATCGGTCGAGTTCCGTTCGATGGTATCCCGAGATCGCGATGGTCCCGACGATGCAACAACGTTACAGCAGCCGGACCCGAGCGGGTCGAACGAGGCCGAACCGGCGATAGACCTTTCGCAGCCGACTTACTACCTTAACCGCGAACTGAGCGAACTCGCGTTTCAGCGTCGTGTGCTCGAGGAGGCACTCGACGACGACAATCCCCTGCTGGAGCGGACGAAGTTTCTCGCGATACTCACGACGAATATGGACGAGTTCTTCCGGAAACGCGTCGGTGGACTCAAACAGCAGATCGCGGCCGGGATCGAAGAGGAGACGCCCGACGGGCGAACACCCATAGAGCAGTGGGAAGACGTTCTCGAAACCGCAGGGCCGATATTCGAACGGCAGAGTCGCTGTTACCGCGAGGAGATCCGCCCGGCGCTGTCGGCGGCCGGCGTTCGAATCGTCGAGTACGACGCGCTCGAGCCGACAGAACGCGAGACCATCCGGCAGTACTTTGAGAGTTCGGTTTTGCCGACTCTGACGCCGCTGACGTTCGATCCGGCTCACCCGTTCCCGTTCATCTCGAATCAAAGCCTCTCGCTGGCTATTCTCACCCGCGAACGCCCCGGCGAGGACCCGACGTTCTCCCGGGTGAAGATCCCGCGGAACCAGGTCAGGTTGATCCCTCTCGACGACGGCGACGACGATCGGTACGTCCTCCTCGAGGACGTCGTTCGCGCAAATTTGGACCTCCTCTTTCCCGACGTGGACGTGATCGAGACGACCCTCTTTCGCGTGACGCGAAACGCCGAGGTCGGCCGCAACGAGGCGGTCGCGGAGGATCTAATCGAGATGATAGAGGAGGTCCTCGAGGAACGGCGGTTCGCCACGGCGGTTCGCCTCGAGATCGAACGCGACGCGCCCGACGAAATCCTCGAGATCCTGACTCGCGAACTCGATCTCGACGATCGGGAGGTGTTCGAACTCGGGGGACCGCTAGACTATCGGGATTTCGCGGAACTGACGGATCTCGATCGAGACGACCTCACGGTCCCGGAGTGGACGCCCCAGCCACACCCGCGACTACACGAGTGCGATGACGGCGGGAACGTCTTCGACACGATTCGGGATCGCGACGTGCTCGTTCATCACCCCTACCATTCGTTCGAGGGCACCGTCCAGCGCTTTCTCGACGAGGCGGCGAACGATCCGGACGTGCTCGCGATCAAGGCGGCGATCTACCGGACCGCAAGCGACTCGCAGGTGATCGAAAGCCTCCTCGAGGCCGCACGGAACGGCAAGCAAGTCGCGGTGATGGTGGAGCTCAAGGCCAGGTTCGACGAGAAGAACAACCTCGAGTGGGCGAAGAAACTCGAGGAGGAGGGTATCCACGTCGCGTACGGAACGATGGGGTACAAGACCCACACGAAAACGTCGCTCGTAGTTCGCGAGGAGTCCGATAGCGTTCGGCTCTACTCTCACATCGGAACCGGGAACTATCACTCGGAAACCGCAAAGCAATACGAGGACCTCGGCCTGTTCACCGCCGACCGGGACGTCGGGCAGGACCTCGTGAAACTCTTCAACTACTTTACCGGCCACTCGATGCCGCGGGAGTACCGAAAACTGCTCGTCGCGCCCGGAAACATGCGCGATCGGTTCAGGAGTCTCATCCGGGCCGAGGCCCGCCGAGCGCGGGACGGGGACGACGCTCGGATCGTCGCCAAGATGAATCGCTTGGAGGATCCGGAACTCGTCCGGGAACTCTACAGGGCGTCGATGGCTGGGGTCGACATCGATCTCATCGTCCGTGATATCTGCCGCCTTCGACCGGGGTTGGCCGACGTCAGCGAGACGATCGACGTTCACAGTATCGTCGGCCGCTTTCTCGAGCACTCCCGAATCTTCTACTTCCAGTCGGCCGAGGAAACGCAGTACTACATCGGCTCTGCGGACTGGATGGCACGCAATCTCGATACCCGAGTCGAGGCGGTCGTACCGATCGACGATCCGGGACTCCAGTCGACGCTCGAATCGGTGCTCGAGACGCTCCTGACGGACGACCAGAACCGGTGGGTGATGCAAACGGATGGAACCTACCGACGCGCCGAGACCGCTTCCGACAGCACCGGCCACGACGTTCACGAGACGTTCATGCGCAAAGCACAGGGCAAAACCCACCGTGATGATCTTCCATGA
- a CDS encoding diacylglycerol/lipid kinase family protein — protein sequence MQSDRPAAERQESERVLVLNPVSGSQDHVDTVDALASDYGFEVRTTSEAGDATRFARQAASSADLVAAAGGDGTVNGVVNGVVDAGELESTTVGVVPAGTGNNFATNVGIEGIEHAFEVIDQGRLRTIDLGIANDCAFVNSCVGGVTAEASRDTSSENKRTLGVLAYVKNTLESAREFDSLPLRVETVDGSDGEQKRAWEGEALFVLVGNCRRFTSSRTAQADVEDGLFEVTIVEDAAISDLLGGAFLEGLFDRDSTHIVRRRTPSLTIEHREHAIEYSLDGEMLETERLELDVEPTALEIAVGEGYQPDPDESGGLLES from the coding sequence ATGCAATCGGATCGCCCCGCCGCCGAACGACAGGAAAGCGAGCGCGTTCTCGTACTCAACCCCGTCAGCGGCAGTCAGGACCACGTCGATACGGTCGACGCGCTGGCGAGCGACTACGGATTCGAGGTCCGGACGACGTCGGAAGCCGGGGATGCGACGCGGTTCGCCCGTCAGGCGGCCTCGAGCGCCGACCTGGTGGCGGCGGCGGGTGGCGACGGAACCGTCAACGGAGTCGTCAACGGCGTCGTCGACGCCGGTGAGCTCGAGTCGACGACCGTCGGCGTCGTCCCCGCGGGGACGGGCAACAACTTCGCGACGAACGTCGGCATCGAAGGGATCGAACACGCCTTCGAAGTGATCGACCAGGGCCGCCTCCGGACGATCGATCTCGGGATCGCCAACGACTGCGCCTTCGTCAACTCCTGCGTCGGCGGCGTGACGGCCGAGGCGAGTCGCGATACCTCCTCCGAGAACAAACGCACGCTGGGCGTGCTCGCGTACGTCAAGAACACGCTCGAGTCGGCCCGGGAGTTCGACTCGCTGCCGCTCCGAGTCGAGACGGTCGACGGATCCGACGGCGAGCAAAAGCGCGCGTGGGAGGGAGAGGCGCTTTTCGTCCTCGTCGGTAACTGTCGACGGTTCACCAGTTCTCGAACGGCCCAGGCCGACGTAGAGGACGGGCTGTTCGAAGTCACGATCGTCGAGGACGCGGCGATCTCCGATCTGCTCGGCGGCGCGTTCCTCGAGGGGCTATTCGATCGCGACAGCACCCACATCGTTCGCCGGCGGACGCCGTCGCTGACGATCGAACACCGGGAACACGCGATCGAGTACAGCCTGGACGGGGAGATGCTCGAAACCGAACGCCTGGAACTCGACGTCGAACCCACGGCGCTCGAGATCGCCGTCGGCGAGGGGTATCAGCCGGATCCCGACGAAAGCGGCGGGCTGCTCGAGTCGTAG
- a CDS encoding PHP domain-containing protein encodes MYTVDLHSHTRFFHDRRTLGDLFDPFGARILAKLAQRRGLDGLATTNHDYYTPLEPSAEVELLPGIEITTDRGHVLVVGPDPPSETKPGELTPAEAVELAHERDCAAIVAHPFRNSTIRELEDLPFDAIEVNGKHPRSRPLVEELAADRDLPLVGGSDAHYPFEVGRAYTVVEADRLTPESVVDAIRDGRVSARVSHSRLDRLLRRAYRAIHRRKQVIDPITDPTPGVGSPPGERES; translated from the coding sequence GTGTACACCGTCGATCTCCACTCGCACACCCGATTCTTTCACGATCGTCGCACACTCGGGGACCTGTTCGACCCGTTCGGCGCGCGAATTCTCGCGAAGCTGGCCCAACGGCGCGGCCTCGACGGGCTGGCGACGACCAACCACGATTACTACACGCCGCTCGAGCCGTCCGCGGAGGTCGAACTCCTGCCCGGAATCGAGATCACGACCGATCGCGGTCACGTCCTCGTGGTTGGTCCCGACCCCCCGTCGGAAACGAAACCGGGGGAGCTGACGCCGGCGGAGGCGGTCGAGCTGGCTCACGAGCGCGACTGCGCCGCGATCGTCGCACACCCGTTTCGAAACAGTACGATCCGCGAACTCGAGGACCTCCCGTTCGACGCCATCGAGGTCAACGGCAAACACCCCCGTTCCCGACCGCTCGTCGAGGAGCTGGCGGCCGACCGCGACCTCCCGCTGGTCGGCGGCAGCGACGCCCACTACCCCTTCGAAGTCGGACGGGCGTACACCGTGGTCGAGGCGGATCGACTTACGCCCGAGTCAGTCGTCGATGCGATCCGCGACGGCCGGGTAAGCGCACGCGTCTCTCACTCACGGCTCGACCGACTCCTGCGTCGGGCCTACAGGGCGATACACCGCCGAAAGCAGGTGATAGATCCGATTACGGATCCGACGCCGGGCGTCGGATCCCCGCCGGGCGAGCGAGAGTCGTGA
- a CDS encoding universal stress protein encodes MNGDSSNLAETEDISIDSVVLGVRASDDSRVEALVDAVTDLSESMAFEVTIAYIFDKDSHNETIKQVVGTDSDHVDPDELAGRMSVVRTITDRLEAASIDVDIRAAPGTSGEGVVDIAESVDADRVIIGGRSRSPAGKALFGSAVQSVMFNASCPVTFVRDQE; translated from the coding sequence ATGAACGGAGATTCATCCAATCTAGCTGAAACGGAGGATATCAGTATCGACAGCGTCGTGCTCGGGGTACGGGCTTCCGATGACAGCCGCGTCGAAGCGCTCGTGGATGCCGTGACCGATCTCAGCGAGTCGATGGCGTTCGAGGTCACCATCGCGTACATCTTCGATAAGGATTCGCACAACGAAACCATCAAACAGGTCGTCGGTACGGATAGCGATCACGTCGATCCCGACGAGTTGGCAGGCAGAATGTCGGTCGTCAGAACGATTACCGATCGTCTCGAAGCGGCGTCGATCGACGTCGACATCCGCGCCGCGCCGGGGACGAGCGGAGAGGGCGTCGTCGACATCGCCGAGAGTGTCGACGCCGACAGGGTGATAATCGGCGGTCGCAGCCGATCCCCCGCGGGCAAGGCGCTCTTCGGCAGTGCAGTCCAGTCCGTGATGTTCAACGCGTCCTGTCCGGTGACGTTCGTACGGGACCAAGAGTAA
- a CDS encoding enoyl-CoA hydratase/isomerase family protein has protein sequence MDVEDKKGVRTITFDRPESLNAFTANAATELADAIEAVDATDYEAIVLTGEGDAFSAGGDLEAMAERDETPKESVDRVTETLGRVVEAALSSELPIVARVNGDAVGAGLAITAISDFAYAVESASFSCAFVRVGLVPDTGGTFLLPELVGLRTAKRLAMTGEFISATEAQRIGLVNEAVPAEELDETVEDLLETLRKRPSTTIGLTKRAIHENMSRGWRDALTHEIHTQSLAYGSPEHEEGVRAFLADEEPDY, from the coding sequence ATGGACGTCGAAGACAAGAAAGGGGTTCGGACGATCACGTTCGATCGGCCCGAGTCGCTGAACGCATTCACCGCGAACGCCGCGACGGAACTGGCTGATGCCATCGAAGCCGTCGATGCGACGGACTACGAGGCAATCGTTCTCACCGGCGAGGGCGACGCGTTCAGCGCCGGCGGCGACCTCGAGGCGATGGCAGAGCGCGACGAGACGCCGAAAGAGTCCGTCGACCGCGTCACCGAGACGCTCGGTCGAGTGGTCGAAGCGGCCCTCTCCTCCGAGTTACCGATCGTCGCGAGGGTCAACGGCGACGCCGTGGGTGCCGGGCTGGCGATAACCGCCATCAGCGACTTCGCCTACGCCGTCGAATCCGCCTCCTTCAGTTGCGCGTTCGTCCGCGTCGGACTCGTTCCCGATACGGGCGGCACCTTTCTCCTCCCGGAACTCGTCGGCCTTCGGACGGCGAAACGACTGGCGATGACGGGCGAGTTCATCTCCGCGACCGAGGCCCAGCGGATCGGACTCGTCAACGAAGCCGTGCCGGCCGAGGAGTTAGACGAGACGGTCGAGGATCTCCTCGAGACGCTTCGAAAGCGCCCGTCGACGACGATCGGGCTCACGAAGCGAGCGATCCACGAGAACATGAGTCGCGGGTGGCGAGACGCGCTCACCCACGAGATCCACACGCAGTCGCTTGCTTACGGCTCGCCGGAGCACGAAGAGGGCGTTCGAGCGTTTCTGGCCGACGAAGAACCAGATTATTGA